The following are encoded in a window of Nilaparvata lugens isolate BPH chromosome 13, ASM1435652v1, whole genome shotgun sequence genomic DNA:
- the LOC120353950 gene encoding putative protein kinase C delta type homolog produces the protein MVAEPGSAESRDRSSGSPLRQLSDSSLGLGGLNDVVTSTEVSRCRVTPPATTLPRFRKYSIQDFQFLKVLGKGSFGKVLLAELIGTECYYAVKCLKKDVVLEDDDVECTLIERKVLALGTNHPYLCHLFCTFQTESHLFFVMEYLNGGDLMFHIQQSGRFDEGRARFYASEIVSGLMFLHKKGIVYRDLKLDNILLDFDGHVRIADFGMCKLQIYLDRTADTFCGTPDYMAPEIIKGLAYNQCVDWWSFGILLYEMLVGQSPFSGCDEDDLFWSICNEQPHYPRFLSKESKLILSQLLEKDSSRRLGSSELSGREVTSHVFFRDWDWPRLERRQLDPPFKPRVRHPLDVQYFDKAFTNERPRLTPIDKSILQSMDQTQFQGFSYTNPNVTK, from the exons GATCAGCAGAATCACGCGACCGTAGCTCAGGATCCCCTCTGCGTCAGTTGAGCGACTCGTCTCTGGGCTTAGGTGGGCTGAACGATGTGGTCACCAGTACAGAGGTGTCCCGGTGTCGCGTTACTCCACCCGCTACCACCCTACCCCGCTTCCGGAAGTACTCCATACAGGACTTCCAGTTCCTGAAGGTCCTTGGCAAGGGGAGTTTCGGGAAG GTGTTATTAGCAGAGCTAATAGGCACCGAATGCTATTACGCGGTGAAATGTCTGAAAAAAGATGTGGTTCTGGAAGATGATGACGTGGAATGTACCCTCATAGAACGGAAGGTTCTAGCTTTGGGCACAAACCATCCCTATCTTTGCCATCTCTTCTGTACTTTCCAGACTGAG TCCCACCTGTTCTTCGTGATGGAGTACCTGAACGGTGGGGATCTGATGTTCCACATCCAACAGTCGGGTCGCTTCGACGAGGGCAGAGCTCGCTTCTATGCCTCAGAAATCGTTTCCGGGTTGATGTTCCTACACAAGAAAGGCATTGTCTACAG AGACTTGAAACTGGACAATATCCTGTTGGATTTTGACGGTCACGTGCGCATTGCTGACTTCGGTATGTGCAAACTGCAGATATACCTTGACAGAACGGCCGACACATTCTGTGGTACACCTGACTATATGGCACCTGAG ATAATCAAAGGCCTGGCCTACAACCAGTGCGTGGACTGGTGGTCGTTCGGCATCCTCCTCTACGAGATGCTGGTTGGCCAGTCTCCTTTCTCAGGATGTGACGAGGATGACCTCTTCTGGTCCATCTGCAACGAGCAGCCTCACTATCCACGGTTCCTGTCCAAGGAGTCCAAGTTGATCCTAAGCCAG TTGCTGGAAAAGGACTCAAGCCGACGCCTGGGTTCCTCAGAGCTGAGCGGTCGTGAGGTGACGTCACACGTTTTCTTCCGAGACTGGGATTGGCCCCGGCTGGAGAGACGGCAGCTGGATCCACCCTTCAAACCCAGAGTA CGTCATCCCCTAGACGTGCAATACTTCGATAAGGCGTTCACCAATGAGCGACCGCGTTTGACGCCGATTGACAAGTCAATCCTACAATCCATGGACCAGACCCAGTTCCAGGGCTTCAGTTACACCAATCCAAACGTTACCAAGTGA